In ANME-2 cluster archaeon, the genomic window ATAAGCATCGTAATTCCCGCATACAACGAAGAATCCGTGATCGAAGACCGCATCAACAACCTCTCTGAGATCTACCCAAAAGATAGGATGGAACTCATTATATCTAACGACGGCTCATTGGACAACACTGAAATAATCGCACAAAAAGCCCTCGCAAAAAACTCCCTCTGTGGCAGAGTCATCACACACCCACGCAGCGGTGTGAACAAAGCCATCAATCGCGGCATAAATGAATCTTCAAATGAAATAGTAGTTATCACTGGTGCAGATGGTCTATTCGATGAAAATACCATACCTCACTTAATCACAGTATTATTGAGCAGCAATGATACAGGTGCTGTATCTGGCGATATCGTTCCAATGTCGAAAGGGAATACAATATTTTCGAGATCTGAAAATGCTTATCGCTCTATTTATGGCAAGATATGTATTTGGGAGAGTAAAGTGCATTCAACATACTGTTTAAACGGAGCAGTGGTTGCCTTTAAGAAAAATGCCTCTACTTCACTTAATACTAAAAAGGGTGCAGATGATGCAAGTATGGCACTTTCTGTGATCCGCAACGGTTATCGATGTCAATATGTCCCCTCTGCCAAATTCTATGAATATGTTCCTTATAAGTTCAACGAGCAACGGCGGCAAAAGATTAGAAGAGCTACAAGATTAATGGAAGCAACTTTTTTTAACCGGGATGTAATGTCTTCCAAATACGGTAAGTTTG contains:
- a CDS encoding glycosyltransferase, which produces MNSLLLLTLITTAIPLGVYLIYILAAITSKPTLIKPLESLPNISIVIPAYNEESVIEDRINNLSEIYPKDRMELIISNDGSLDNTEIIAQKALAKNSLCGRVITHPRSGVNKAINRGINESSNEIVVITGADGLFDENTIPHLITVLLSSNDTGAVSGDIVPMSKGNTIFSRSENAYRSIYGKICIWESKVHSTYCLNGAVVAFKKNASTSLNTKKGADDASMALSVIRNGYRCQYVPSAKFYEYVPYKFNEQRRQKIRRATRLMEATFFNRDVMSSKYGKFGMLIFPLRILMFFVVPTSFFVSILLWTIIIASNDIIYGIGFLAFIAALVIAGSVKTNLISSFIIYQAYLFLGLINMLRDVHVWEPAERD